A single region of the Halorussus gelatinilyticus genome encodes:
- a CDS encoding PaaI family thioesterase encodes MSEEFAAGEDPPADATAEMQAFVDRHGYLSWLGVTVEAVERGRLVMSVPYDEKLVNPDPDGTAVVHGGIAATLVDTASGFALRTTFEAPAEAALTTTDLNVSYLRPATGDLRAEAEVVRAGGSMGVTEVTVTSERPDDEEPTEVAVGRASYRLFREGET; translated from the coding sequence ATGAGCGAGGAGTTCGCCGCGGGCGAGGACCCGCCCGCGGACGCGACGGCCGAGATGCAGGCGTTCGTGGACCGCCACGGCTACCTCTCGTGGCTCGGCGTGACCGTCGAGGCGGTCGAGCGCGGCCGACTCGTCATGTCCGTCCCGTACGACGAGAAGTTGGTCAACCCCGACCCCGACGGCACCGCCGTCGTCCACGGCGGCATCGCCGCGACGCTGGTGGACACCGCCAGCGGGTTCGCCCTGCGGACCACGTTCGAGGCCCCGGCCGAGGCCGCGCTCACGACCACCGACCTGAACGTCTCGTACCTCCGGCCCGCGACGGGCGACCTCCGGGCCGAGGCCGAGGTGGTACGGGCCGGCGGGTCGATGGGCGTGACCGAAGTCACCGTCACGAGCGAGCGACCCGACGACGAGGAACCGACCGAAGTCGCGGTCGGACGCGCGAGCTATCGGCTGTTCCGGGAGGGAGAGACGTGA
- a CDS encoding MaoC/PaaZ C-terminal domain-containing protein, protein MTLSFDELDVGRRITTPSRTVTEADVTNFAGVSGDFNPIHTSATEAAESDFGERVAHGALVFSMMTGLVRRAGDRRADVVAFYGVDRLRFTAPVEFGDTIRVEMELVETEPKEHPTASGVVRYDAEVLNQRDETVLSCELLSLVK, encoded by the coding sequence GTGACGCTGTCGTTCGACGAACTCGACGTGGGCCGCCGGATTACCACCCCGTCCCGGACCGTCACCGAGGCCGACGTGACCAACTTCGCGGGCGTGAGCGGCGATTTCAATCCCATCCACACGAGCGCGACCGAGGCGGCCGAGTCGGACTTCGGCGAGCGAGTCGCTCACGGCGCACTCGTGTTCTCGATGATGACCGGTCTCGTGCGGCGCGCGGGCGACCGGCGCGCCGACGTGGTGGCGTTCTACGGCGTGGACCGCCTCCGGTTCACCGCGCCGGTCGAGTTCGGCGACACGATTCGGGTCGAGATGGAACTGGTCGAGACGGAACCCAAGGAGCATCCGACCGCGAGCGGCGTCGTCCGGTACGACGCCGAGGTGCTGAACCAGCGCGACGAGACGGTGCTGTCGTGCGAACTGCTCTCGCTGGTGAAGTAG